One genomic segment of Dysosmobacter sp. Marseille-Q4140 includes these proteins:
- a CDS encoding ABC transporter ATP-binding protein, with translation MSNQTTERLGKKSSSVILKDVTKIFQQPDTGKDFVAVDHINLHIQDGEMVTLLGPSGCGKTTTLRMISGFEYPTSGSVLIGDRDVAKVPPNKRGISMVFQSYALFPHLNIWENIAYGLKVAKVSQSELVERTNGVVEMMQLKGLERRFPNQLSGGQQQRVALARAVVIEPSVLLFDEPLSNLDAKLRESMRDDLRALQKRLGITSLYVTHDQSEAMAISDRVVIMKDGVICQQGSPTEIYEQPNSRFVANFIGKANFIDGTFRGLDGQTALVEVGGKTISIPVPGKMQDVQKDGPCCLAVRPESIQLSADQGQLPGRVSRATYYGAKVEYEVMLGDQPTIVEVYNPQLTERFTEGDEVYMTLIDRCVRVLR, from the coding sequence ATGAGCAATCAGACCACGGAACGCCTGGGCAAGAAGAGCTCCAGCGTAATTTTGAAAGATGTGACCAAGATCTTCCAGCAGCCGGACACCGGCAAGGACTTTGTGGCGGTGGATCACATCAACCTCCACATCCAGGACGGGGAGATGGTGACGCTGCTGGGCCCCTCGGGCTGCGGCAAGACCACCACCCTGCGGATGATCTCCGGCTTTGAGTATCCCACCAGCGGCAGCGTTCTGATCGGCGACCGGGACGTGGCCAAGGTCCCCCCCAACAAGCGGGGCATCTCCATGGTGTTCCAGAGCTACGCCCTGTTTCCCCACCTGAACATCTGGGAGAACATCGCCTACGGGCTGAAGGTGGCCAAGGTCTCCCAGAGCGAGCTGGTGGAGCGGACCAACGGCGTGGTGGAGATGATGCAGCTCAAGGGGCTGGAACGGCGGTTCCCCAACCAGCTATCCGGCGGCCAGCAGCAGCGGGTGGCCCTGGCCCGTGCTGTCGTGATCGAGCCCAGCGTGCTGCTGTTTGACGAGCCTTTGTCCAACTTAGACGCCAAGCTGCGGGAGAGCATGCGGGATGACCTGCGGGCGCTCCAGAAGCGGCTGGGCATCACCTCCCTGTACGTGACCCACGATCAGTCCGAGGCCATGGCCATCTCCGACCGGGTGGTCATCATGAAGGACGGCGTCATTTGCCAGCAGGGCTCCCCCACGGAGATCTATGAGCAGCCCAACAGCCGCTTTGTGGCCAACTTCATCGGAAAGGCCAACTTCATCGACGGCACCTTCCGCGGACTGGACGGCCAGACCGCCCTGGTGGAGGTGGGGGGCAAGACCATCTCCATCCCCGTTCCCGGCAAGATGCAGGATGTCCAGAAGGACGGCCCCTGCTGCCTGGCGGTTCGGCCGGAGTCCATCCAGCTCTCCGCCGACCAGGGCCAGCTGCCGGGCCGGGTATCCCGGGCCACCTACTACGGTGCCAAGGTGGAGTACGAGGTCATGCTGGGTGACCAGCCCACCATTGTGGAGGTCTACAACCCCCAGCTGACAGAGCGCTTCACCGAGGGAGACGAGGTCTATATGACTCTGATCGACCGCTGCGTGCGGGTCCTTCGCTGA
- a CDS encoding tripartite tricarboxylate transporter permease gives MEQFLGGLEILAQWQNFLVIPLGLAIGIVVGAIPGLTSDLGLILCIPLTYSMDPTMAILMLLAIYCGGTYGGSITAILINTPGTSANAATLFDGYPMTVKGKAFKALQMALYASTVGGLISALALLFLAPPIAKITLLFGPAEYFALAVFGLSVIAGVSNNSIFKGLIGACIGLFMATVGTDAISGTARFIFGQRKLMAGIDLIIALIGLFAISEILMKSQYNPKTDHKTISASAITKDKITKDEYRRCRKPIAIGSLIGVIIGATPGTGGGLAAFIAYNQTKQLSKHPETFGHGEIEGVAASESANNGACGATMIPMLTLGVPGDGSTAILMGAFMLHGMVPGPTLFSEHGNVLYAIMLGLIVVNVFMYILGSGFTRFYAHITRIPYEILAPIVLTFCIAGSYSTNNRVYDIYIILIFGIVSYFLRRMDFQLVPILLGMVLGPLAEKNFRRAMVVSGGSAEIFFTRPISCAFILIAVGSVLLFAWRNYKARSKAKQA, from the coding sequence GTGGAACAATTTTTAGGCGGGCTTGAGATTCTGGCCCAGTGGCAGAACTTCCTAGTCATCCCCCTGGGTCTGGCCATCGGCATCGTGGTGGGCGCCATCCCCGGTCTGACCTCAGACCTGGGACTGATTTTGTGCATCCCGCTGACGTACAGCATGGATCCCACCATGGCGATTTTGATGCTGCTGGCCATCTACTGCGGCGGCACCTACGGCGGGTCCATCACCGCCATTCTCATCAACACCCCCGGCACCTCCGCCAACGCGGCGACGCTCTTTGACGGCTATCCCATGACCGTCAAGGGCAAGGCTTTCAAGGCGCTGCAGATGGCGCTGTATGCCTCCACCGTGGGCGGTCTTATCAGCGCCCTGGCGCTGCTGTTCCTGGCGCCCCCCATTGCCAAGATCACCCTGCTGTTCGGCCCCGCGGAGTATTTCGCCCTGGCGGTGTTCGGCCTGTCGGTCATCGCCGGCGTGTCCAACAACAGCATCTTCAAGGGCCTGATCGGCGCGTGCATCGGCCTGTTCATGGCCACGGTGGGCACGGACGCCATCAGCGGCACGGCCCGGTTCATCTTCGGCCAGCGCAAGCTCATGGCCGGCATCGACCTGATCATCGCCCTGATCGGCCTGTTCGCCATCTCGGAGATCCTGATGAAGTCCCAGTACAACCCCAAGACAGACCACAAGACCATCAGTGCCTCCGCCATCACCAAGGACAAGATCACCAAGGACGAGTACCGCCGCTGCCGCAAGCCCATTGCCATCGGCTCTCTGATCGGCGTGATCATCGGCGCCACGCCCGGCACCGGCGGCGGCCTGGCGGCGTTCATCGCCTACAACCAGACCAAGCAGCTGTCCAAGCACCCGGAGACCTTCGGCCACGGCGAGATCGAGGGCGTGGCGGCCTCCGAGTCCGCCAACAACGGCGCCTGCGGCGCCACCATGATCCCCATGCTGACCCTGGGCGTCCCCGGTGACGGGTCCACCGCCATCCTCATGGGCGCCTTCATGCTCCATGGCATGGTGCCCGGCCCCACGCTGTTCTCTGAACACGGGAACGTACTGTACGCCATCATGCTGGGCCTGATCGTGGTGAACGTGTTTATGTACATCCTGGGCAGCGGCTTCACCCGCTTTTACGCCCACATCACCCGGATCCCCTATGAGATCCTGGCGCCCATCGTGCTGACCTTCTGCATTGCGGGCTCCTACTCCACCAACAACCGGGTGTATGACATCTACATCATCCTGATCTTCGGCATCGTGTCCTATTTCCTGCGCCGCATGGACTTCCAGCTGGTGCCCATCCTGCTGGGCATGGTGCTGGGCCCCCTGGCCGAGAAGAACTTCCGGCGGGCCATGGTGGTCTCCGGCGGCAGCGCCGAGATCTTCTTCACCCGCCCCATCAGCTGCGCCTTCATCCTGATCGCCGTGGGTTCCGTGCTGCTGTTTGCCTGGCGGAACTACAAGGCAAGGAGCAAAGCCAAGCAGGCGTAA
- a CDS encoding tripartite tricarboxylate transporter TctB family protein yields the protein MKIKYNTEMISGTVFTILGAVMWFLIPSQIRTMEKTAINAQTLPRIAIGGIFLFAVCLLLEGIFAREKKELVITRESFRSEGFRKEMRSVLYALFLVAYCFAVEPLGFILSTVILVVAIMIYFGARKWYYYAIPLAMVGVVYYVFAVFLHVSLP from the coding sequence ATGAAGATCAAATACAATACGGAGATGATCTCCGGCACTGTGTTCACTATTTTGGGTGCGGTGATGTGGTTCCTGATCCCCTCCCAGATCCGGACCATGGAAAAAACCGCCATCAATGCCCAGACCCTGCCCCGCATCGCCATCGGCGGGATTTTTCTCTTCGCCGTCTGCCTGCTGCTGGAGGGGATCTTTGCCCGGGAGAAAAAAGAGCTGGTCATCACCCGGGAGAGCTTCCGCTCCGAGGGGTTCCGCAAGGAGATGCGCTCCGTCCTGTACGCGCTGTTCCTGGTGGCGTACTGCTTTGCCGTGGAGCCGTTGGGCTTCATCCTCTCGACCGTCATCCTGGTGGTCGCGATCATGATCTACTTCGGCGCGCGCAAATGGTATTATTACGCGATCCCCCTTGCCATGGTCGGCGTGGTGTACTATGTGTTCGCCGTGTTCCTCCATGTCTCGCTGCCGTGA
- a CDS encoding tripartite tricarboxylate transporter substrate binding protein, with translation MSLALALLMVLSLAACGGKDTASDGGSQDAQQTADASWPEKEITIIQPWSLGGGPDVITRQIASYSQEYLGVPMIVENHTGGSGTIGMNDFLDAADDGYTLFCCNGPLFSLTPSFIDVDYTIDDITPLAGIRITEFVVLANASSGITNIQELVDYANAGHTVTYATTGGPGNDSYTMISALFAILDIPSEPVVYDGGQEAINALMGGHVDVAIGSPPTYRDYVISGDLNCLGTFIPEGLDVEGIGHIDSFKDQGIDVEFTGMDYFAVRSTVDESKQEILREFIQKVYADPEFQEFMEGMGNAVWNAGSEEILSMVDAQSEAMTKYIPLIQ, from the coding sequence ATGTCTCTGGCTCTCGCCCTTCTCATGGTCCTCAGCCTTGCGGCCTGCGGCGGCAAGGACACCGCCTCCGACGGCGGCTCCCAGGACGCCCAGCAGACCGCTGACGCCTCCTGGCCCGAGAAAGAAATCACGATCATCCAGCCCTGGAGCCTGGGCGGCGGTCCCGACGTCATCACCCGACAGATCGCCTCTTACAGCCAGGAGTACCTGGGCGTGCCCATGATCGTGGAGAACCACACCGGCGGCTCCGGCACCATCGGCATGAACGACTTCCTGGACGCGGCGGACGACGGCTATACCCTGTTCTGCTGCAACGGTCCCCTGTTCTCCCTGACCCCCAGCTTCATCGACGTGGACTACACCATTGACGACATCACGCCTCTGGCCGGTATCCGCATCACCGAGTTCGTGGTCCTGGCCAACGCCTCCAGCGGCATCACCAACATCCAGGAGCTGGTGGACTACGCCAACGCCGGACACACCGTCACCTACGCCACCACCGGCGGTCCCGGCAACGACAGCTACACCATGATCTCCGCCCTGTTCGCCATTCTGGACATCCCCTCCGAGCCCGTGGTCTATGATGGCGGCCAGGAGGCCATCAACGCCCTGATGGGCGGCCACGTGGACGTGGCCATCGGCTCTCCTCCGACCTACCGCGACTACGTTATCAGCGGCGACCTCAACTGCCTGGGCACCTTCATCCCCGAGGGCCTGGACGTGGAGGGCATCGGCCACATCGACTCCTTCAAGGACCAGGGCATCGACGTGGAGTTCACCGGCATGGACTACTTCGCCGTCCGCTCCACCGTGGACGAGAGCAAGCAGGAGATCCTGCGGGAGTTCATCCAGAAGGTCTACGCCGATCCCGAGTTCCAGGAGTTCATGGAGGGCATGGGCAACGCCGTGTGGAACGCCGGCTCTGAAGAGATCCTCAGCATGGTGGACGCTCAGTCCGAGGCCATGACCAAGTACATCCCCCTGATCCAGTAA
- a CDS encoding MBL fold metallo-hydrolase: MHVTVINVGYGDAILVEPSDRFRLLLDGGSALPSEFEGDPYRIRAASYLKTRGIRQLDAVVISHIHEDHVCGLEAVLEQTEVGRIYVPYPVEPFLAGCELTPAAGAARSVPLYTNALNAYRRILLRAREAHIPITVVRAGDTLDLDGDARLRVLAPQEEVLSDYMDLVEQAYRQREDASAVTACLTRLDALSNRTSLLLRFELGTHVLLSAADSCPKEWSQVPKFLLENVNVLKLPHHGQIDSISEQFMANMPLAFVITTSASDRRYNSANPAVYQRLAALFPPERAPQFLFSDEREYPPYFSRPEGFQAITLAMDSGGIIPEFVKV, encoded by the coding sequence ATGCACGTTACAGTGATCAACGTGGGATACGGCGACGCGATCCTGGTGGAACCCTCCGACCGCTTCCGGCTGCTGCTGGACGGCGGAAGCGCCCTCCCCTCGGAATTTGAGGGGGACCCCTACCGGATCCGGGCGGCGTCGTATTTGAAGACCCGGGGGATCCGGCAGCTGGACGCCGTGGTGATCTCCCATATCCACGAAGACCACGTCTGCGGCCTGGAGGCCGTTCTGGAGCAGACAGAGGTGGGCCGCATTTACGTGCCCTACCCGGTGGAGCCCTTCCTGGCCGGCTGCGAGCTGACCCCTGCCGCCGGCGCCGCCCGGAGCGTCCCGCTCTACACCAACGCGCTGAATGCATACCGGCGGATCCTGCTGCGGGCCCGGGAAGCGCACATCCCCATCACAGTGGTGCGGGCCGGGGACACCCTGGACCTGGACGGTGACGCCCGGCTGCGGGTGCTGGCGCCGCAGGAGGAGGTCCTGTCCGACTATATGGACCTGGTGGAGCAGGCCTATCGCCAAAGGGAGGATGCATCGGCCGTCACGGCCTGTCTGACACGGCTGGATGCCCTGTCCAACCGGACCAGCCTGCTGCTGCGCTTTGAATTGGGGACACACGTCCTGCTCAGCGCCGCGGACAGCTGTCCCAAGGAGTGGTCCCAGGTCCCGAAATTTTTACTCGAAAATGTAAACGTTCTCAAATTGCCGCATCACGGTCAGATTGATTCAATTTCCGAACAATTCATGGCGAATATGCCCTTGGCGTTCGTTATTACCACCTCCGCCTCCGACCGGCGCTACAACAGCGCCAACCCGGCGGTCTACCAGCGGCTGGCCGCCCTGTTTCCGCCGGAGCGGGCCCCGCAGTTCCTGTTTTCCGACGAGCGGGAATACCCCCCCTATTTCTCCCGCCCCGAGGGATTCCAGGCCATCACCCTGGCAATGGATTCCGGTGGGATCATTCCGGAATTCGTGAAAGTATAA
- a CDS encoding LacI family DNA-binding transcriptional regulator, protein MAATIIDVAKLCGYSKATVSRAYASPETVSEKTREKVYAAAKKLNYAPNAIARAMVRQQTENIAFIIHEKQYPAILNPFYSPLLEAAMQEGTRRNYSLFVTTSQDIRLPNGDVCIKKHMDGVIFAGEADLQAIEAYRRQNIPVVLVNNRLDLEGLLCVSADHYHGAVLATAHLCERGHRKIGLLAGRFSPQVRDARAEGFFRTLSDHGLTADPRFVVELDPTLEDSEETAARLLRQPDRPTAFFCTNDTIAAGAMKAAFRAGLRIPEDLAIVGFDDSFISRVVAPELTTVRIDVDQMGRLAAQKLFDLIGGEEIRETQIEIPTELVIRGTT, encoded by the coding sequence ATGGCAGCAACGATCATTGATGTGGCAAAGCTGTGCGGCTACTCCAAGGCCACCGTGTCCCGAGCCTACGCCTCGCCGGAGACGGTCAGCGAAAAGACCCGGGAGAAGGTATACGCCGCGGCGAAAAAGCTGAACTACGCCCCAAACGCCATCGCCAGAGCGATGGTCCGTCAGCAGACGGAGAACATCGCCTTTATCATCCACGAAAAGCAGTATCCCGCCATTTTGAACCCCTTCTACTCCCCGCTGCTGGAGGCGGCCATGCAGGAGGGGACCCGCCGTAATTACAGCCTCTTCGTCACCACCAGTCAGGACATCCGGCTGCCCAATGGCGACGTGTGCATCAAAAAGCACATGGACGGCGTGATCTTTGCCGGCGAGGCCGACCTCCAGGCCATCGAGGCCTACCGCAGGCAGAACATCCCCGTGGTGCTGGTAAACAACCGGCTGGACCTGGAGGGTCTGCTGTGTGTCTCGGCGGACCACTACCACGGCGCCGTCCTGGCCACCGCCCACCTGTGTGAGCGGGGCCACCGCAAAATCGGCCTGCTGGCGGGCCGGTTCTCTCCCCAGGTCCGGGATGCCCGGGCGGAGGGGTTCTTTCGGACCCTGTCTGATCACGGTCTCACTGCAGATCCCCGGTTCGTGGTGGAACTGGATCCCACCCTGGAGGACAGCGAAGAGACCGCAGCCCGGCTGCTGCGCCAGCCGGACCGCCCCACGGCCTTCTTCTGTACCAACGACACCATCGCAGCCGGCGCCATGAAGGCGGCCTTCCGGGCGGGGCTGAGAATCCCCGAGGACCTGGCCATCGTCGGCTTTGACGACAGCTTTATCAGCCGTGTGGTAGCGCCGGAGCTGACCACCGTGCGGATCGACGTGGATCAGATGGGCCGCCTGGCGGCCCAGAAACTCTTCGACCTGATCGGCGGAGAGGAGATCCGTGAGACGCAGATCGAGATTCCAACTGAGCTGGTGATCCGGGGGACCACCTGA
- a CDS encoding LysR family transcriptional regulator produces the protein MFNLRHLQYLNAVYRYKNFTKASEALYVSQPAISSAISALETELGAKLIVRNSKKVAFTYEGEQFMVWAQRILRLCTETENAMQDLANSAEQRLRLGMSHAFTDLVPRIFSTFTEQHPRAQIYLDEGSMNKHVEMVRSEQLDLAYNGFPEGPGAEDFERIPIVKAEIHAVLHPDSPLAELERIPLRLLAQEKLIMMDVQSKVCRVMTQEFERYQITPNIVLNYNQILCMVNLVWSCRHVGIISAVEGQRVPGCEGLVLRPFQEPLVFDVGIFMKKGRYLPKLGWELIRFLRQTCPASPAASGEGC, from the coding sequence ATGTTCAATCTGCGGCACCTCCAGTATCTCAACGCGGTATATCGGTATAAGAATTTCACCAAGGCCAGCGAGGCCCTCTATGTCTCCCAGCCGGCCATCTCCAGCGCCATCAGCGCTTTGGAGACGGAGCTGGGCGCCAAGCTGATCGTACGCAACTCCAAAAAGGTGGCCTTTACCTATGAGGGCGAGCAGTTCATGGTCTGGGCCCAGCGGATCCTGCGGCTGTGCACGGAGACAGAGAACGCCATGCAGGATCTTGCCAACTCCGCAGAGCAGCGGCTGCGGCTGGGGATGTCCCACGCCTTCACCGACCTGGTCCCCCGGATCTTCTCCACCTTCACCGAGCAGCATCCCCGGGCCCAGATCTATCTGGACGAAGGCTCCATGAACAAGCATGTGGAGATGGTGCGAAGCGAGCAGCTGGATCTGGCCTACAATGGTTTTCCCGAGGGACCCGGCGCGGAGGACTTCGAGCGGATCCCCATTGTCAAGGCGGAGATCCACGCGGTGCTGCATCCCGACTCCCCTCTGGCGGAGCTGGAGCGGATCCCCCTGCGGCTCCTGGCCCAGGAGAAGCTGATCATGATGGACGTGCAGTCCAAGGTGTGCCGGGTCATGACCCAGGAATTTGAACGGTATCAGATCACCCCCAACATCGTGCTCAATTACAACCAGATCCTCTGCATGGTAAACCTGGTGTGGTCCTGCCGCCACGTGGGCATTATCAGCGCCGTGGAGGGCCAGCGGGTGCCCGGTTGCGAGGGGCTGGTCCTGCGCCCCTTTCAGGAGCCGCTGGTCTTTGACGTAGGAATTTTTATGAAAAAGGGACGGTATCTGCCCAAGCTGGGCTGGGAGCTGATCCGCTTTCTCCGGCAGACCTGCCCGGCATCCCCCGCAGCCTCTGGTGAGGGATGCTGA
- a CDS encoding GntP family permease: MIVLSVVGILLAFGVLVFAAYKKISMFLAAVIAASLVALFSGLPVAASMVGAEGPFLIGMKDFVGSWLVIFAMGALLGALYDKSGATWRISSTLINKAGTQWTLLIYVLVGGLLVYGGIQVTVMIFVLLPFAKILFPKAGIPWYLFPGITGLAIATFAMGQMPGSLQMQNIIPSQILGTSLTAAPVEGVLATLFMVVFGVGYLSWEAKKGRDTPEAAIELYQVQGGTLDEAELEGRAPGFWVSLIPMVVAFVLINGVKVELLYGLGAGCVLSVLMFWKSLGGLTGIRDVVSEGFNNGIFPCIIIASVVGVGKVISATDVFALIQGNIINLPLPGLLKVAAITTIIAGITGSASGGLTIALELFGETFMSWGYTPEIIHRVASIACGGLDTLPWNGTVVMLFALSGVSYKKGYKHVAVETVILPLLSLIPVFLYYSITH, translated from the coding sequence ATGATCGTACTGAGCGTGGTAGGAATTCTCCTGGCATTTGGCGTCCTGGTCTTTGCGGCGTACAAAAAAATCAGCATGTTCCTGGCGGCGGTCATTGCGGCGTCCCTGGTGGCGCTGTTCAGCGGCCTGCCGGTGGCGGCGTCCATGGTGGGTGCGGAGGGCCCCTTCCTGATCGGCATGAAGGACTTCGTGGGCAGCTGGCTGGTCATCTTCGCCATGGGTGCCCTGCTGGGCGCGCTGTATGACAAGAGCGGCGCCACCTGGCGCATCAGCAGCACCCTCATCAACAAGGCGGGCACCCAGTGGACCCTGCTGATCTACGTGCTGGTGGGCGGCCTCCTGGTCTACGGCGGCATCCAGGTCACTGTTATGATCTTCGTGCTGCTGCCCTTCGCCAAGATCCTCTTCCCCAAGGCGGGCATCCCCTGGTACTTGTTCCCCGGCATCACCGGCCTGGCCATCGCCACCTTTGCCATGGGCCAGATGCCCGGCAGTCTGCAGATGCAGAACATCATTCCCTCTCAGATCCTGGGCACGTCCCTGACCGCCGCCCCGGTGGAGGGCGTGCTGGCCACGCTGTTCATGGTGGTGTTCGGCGTGGGCTATCTCTCCTGGGAGGCCAAGAAGGGCCGGGATACCCCCGAGGCGGCCATTGAGCTCTATCAGGTCCAGGGCGGCACCCTGGACGAGGCGGAGCTGGAGGGGCGGGCCCCGGGCTTCTGGGTGTCCCTGATCCCCATGGTGGTGGCCTTCGTTCTCATCAACGGCGTGAAGGTGGAGCTGCTCTACGGTCTGGGCGCCGGCTGCGTGCTGTCGGTGCTGATGTTCTGGAAGTCCCTGGGCGGCCTCACCGGTATCCGGGACGTGGTGTCCGAGGGCTTCAACAACGGCATCTTCCCCTGCATCATCATCGCCTCCGTGGTGGGCGTGGGCAAGGTCATCTCCGCCACGGACGTGTTCGCCCTGATCCAGGGCAACATCATCAACCTGCCTCTGCCGGGCCTCCTGAAGGTGGCGGCCATCACCACCATCATCGCCGGCATCACCGGCTCCGCCTCCGGCGGTCTGACCATCGCCCTGGAGCTGTTCGGCGAGACCTTCATGTCCTGGGGCTACACCCCGGAGATCATCCACCGGGTGGCCTCCATCGCCTGCGGCGGCCTGGATACCCTGCCCTGGAACGGCACCGTGGTCATGCTGTTTGCCCTGTCCGGCGTGTCCTACAAGAAGGGCTACAAGCACGTGGCGGTGGAGACGGTGATCCTGCCGCTGCTGTCCCTGATCCCTGTGTTCCTTTACTATTCCATCACCCACTGA
- a CDS encoding pyruvate dehydrogenase (acetyl-transferring) E1 component subunit alpha: MQLYRTMVRIRAFEEKAAECFTKGMLAGNIHLSIGQEAAEAGAFAAIGPQDYFTSTHRGHGHAIARGADPNLAMAELFGKATGYCKGKGGSMHIADMEKMNHLGANGIVGAGQPISAGSALASKIMGDGAVTVGCFGDGSTNEGSFHEALNMAAAWKLPLVWFIENNCYGVSTEIHRVTNTPDLASRAAAYGVPYAVVDGTDATAVYEAMVTAMDHARSGQGPYVVEAKVYRYQGHYCGDPAVYRPKEYMEEALEKDGIEKLGRRLLDAGATAEELETVKQAAEEEMAAAVKFADESPYPDPATVLDDMYVSDNERCVAR; the protein is encoded by the coding sequence ATGCAGCTCTACCGCACCATGGTCCGCATCCGCGCCTTTGAGGAGAAGGCCGCCGAGTGCTTCACCAAGGGAATGCTGGCGGGCAACATCCACCTGAGCATCGGGCAGGAGGCGGCGGAGGCCGGCGCCTTTGCGGCCATCGGTCCCCAGGACTACTTCACCTCCACCCACCGGGGCCACGGCCACGCCATTGCCCGGGGCGCGGACCCCAATCTGGCCATGGCGGAGCTGTTCGGCAAGGCCACCGGCTACTGCAAGGGCAAGGGCGGCTCCATGCACATCGCGGACATGGAGAAGATGAACCACCTGGGCGCCAACGGCATCGTGGGCGCGGGCCAGCCTATCTCCGCCGGCAGCGCCCTGGCCTCCAAGATCATGGGCGACGGCGCGGTCACCGTGGGGTGCTTCGGCGACGGCTCCACAAACGAGGGCTCCTTCCACGAGGCGCTGAACATGGCGGCCGCCTGGAAGCTGCCCCTGGTGTGGTTCATTGAGAACAACTGCTACGGCGTGTCCACGGAGATCCACCGGGTCACCAACACGCCGGACCTGGCCTCCCGTGCCGCGGCCTACGGCGTGCCCTACGCCGTAGTGGACGGCACCGACGCCACCGCAGTCTACGAGGCCATGGTCACCGCCATGGACCACGCCCGCTCCGGCCAGGGCCCCTACGTGGTGGAGGCCAAGGTGTACCGCTATCAGGGCCACTACTGCGGCGACCCGGCGGTATACCGGCCCAAGGAGTACATGGAGGAGGCCCTGGAAAAGGACGGCATCGAGAAGCTGGGCCGGCGCCTGCTGGACGCCGGTGCGACGGCGGAGGAGCTGGAGACCGTCAAGCAGGCGGCAGAGGAGGAGATGGCCGCGGCGGTGAAGTTCGCCGACGAGTCCCCCTATCCCGATCCTGCCACGGTGCTGGATGACATGTATGTGAGCGACAACGAAAGGTGTGTGGCGAGATGA
- a CDS encoding alpha-ketoacid dehydrogenase subunit beta — MSKKITVSKAIGEALHEEMLRDEKVFIMGEDMAVMGNVFAITKGFLEEFGPNRVIDTPISEEGFVGMAVGAAVRGMRPVVELMYDDFATECADPLFNQAAKIRYMTGGQCNVPMVLRAPMGAGRRNAGQHSQSLENFFCHFPGLKVVAPCTAKDAKGMLKAAIRDDDPVIFLEHKLLYARKEEIPEGEYVIPLGQAEVKREGTDLTVITWSREVNFSLEAAETLAAQGISVEVLDLRSLVPLDWDAIVRSVSKTHNVVIVSEEVKRGSYAGELSAQIAEELFDELDAPVERVCGLNICSPFSPVLEDQNFPHPEDIVRAVKRVLNK, encoded by the coding sequence ATGAGCAAGAAGATCACTGTCAGCAAGGCCATCGGCGAGGCTTTGCACGAGGAGATGCTCCGGGACGAGAAGGTCTTTATCATGGGCGAGGACATGGCGGTCATGGGCAACGTGTTCGCCATCACCAAGGGCTTCCTGGAGGAATTCGGCCCCAACCGGGTCATTGACACCCCCATTTCCGAGGAGGGCTTCGTGGGCATGGCCGTGGGCGCCGCTGTCCGCGGCATGCGGCCCGTGGTGGAACTGATGTACGACGACTTCGCCACCGAGTGCGCCGATCCCCTGTTCAACCAGGCCGCCAAGATCCGCTACATGACCGGCGGCCAGTGCAACGTGCCCATGGTCCTGCGGGCCCCCATGGGCGCCGGCCGCCGCAACGCCGGCCAGCACTCCCAGTCCCTGGAAAACTTCTTCTGCCACTTCCCGGGCTTGAAGGTGGTGGCCCCCTGCACCGCCAAGGACGCCAAGGGCATGCTGAAGGCCGCCATCCGGGACGACGACCCCGTCATTTTCCTGGAGCACAAGCTGCTCTACGCCCGCAAGGAGGAGATCCCCGAGGGCGAGTACGTGATCCCCCTGGGCCAGGCGGAGGTCAAGCGGGAGGGCACCGACCTGACCGTCATCACCTGGAGCCGGGAGGTGAACTTCTCTCTGGAGGCCGCGGAGACCCTGGCCGCCCAGGGCATCAGCGTGGAGGTCCTGGATCTGCGGAGCCTGGTGCCTCTGGACTGGGACGCCATCGTCCGCTCCGTGTCCAAGACCCACAACGTGGTCATCGTCTCCGAGGAGGTCAAGCGCGGCAGCTACGCCGGCGAACTCTCCGCCCAGATCGCCGAGGAGCTCTTCGACGAGCTGGACGCCCCGGTGGAGCGGGTATGCGGCCTGAACATCTGCTCGCCCTTCAGCCCGGTGCTGGAGGATCAGAACTTCCCCCACCCGGAGGACATCGTCCGGGCGGTCAAGCGGGTTCTGAACAAGTAA